Within the Arachis duranensis cultivar V14167 chromosome 10, aradu.V14167.gnm2.J7QH, whole genome shotgun sequence genome, the region ATGAACTCATAAAAGTTGGTATAATACTATAATTACgcgcttcttaatttcttaaaaaCACAATAGTTGACTGTAGGCAATATTCACAGTGATTATATCTTAGTTTCAGACAGCTAAGCTAAACTTgtaaaaaaacaagaaagaaaaagtagtAGAGTGTAAATAGTAGGAGTGGAAAATCATAACTAGCCTCGAGATGCATAAAAGAAGGCATGGCAACATAAGCATATGGGACCCAATGAAAGGactttttggaattttttggtATATAAATCTTAGGGATGCGAAATGACCTTATTACTTATTAGACACATTGTTCCCGCCTTTCATCGAATGCTTTTCCCCTCTAAAGTATAAGGACCTTTTCGTAAAGCCTATAATGGCGTTATCAATATCACTCACCAAATCACCAATTATGCTAGCAGATTTTACTAATTATTGTCGTTTAGGTCACTAGCTAGTAGCTATTTCCCTTAAACAAGGCGATTATAAAAAGCACGGTAACAACAAAGAAggtgcttttgtttttctccttgAGTCAAAGTGTGCGAGAGAGAGAGTAGTGGGAGTCTTGGAGTGGGGTTAGGAGTAGGACCCCCCCATGCGCTCAACGCGGCTTCTGATTCATATTGGATTGGACCATACATAAATTTTGTTTCCTTTCAACATCAAACGCTTTTGTCGTGTTTTAGCCACTGGGAAAATATTCTAATCCACTCCCTTGCTCCTTGCCTCGGCCTCATTCATACATGTGTGAATGGCAGCAGCTTATATCTCTGGCATACTCTCTTTGCTTCTATGCAGTTCCACTAGTTGGCACGTACTCAATGAGTGAAAACATTTTGTTAAGGGTATTGGGTTAGGTAAAAATTTAAGTGCAGTCGATTTTAGGtcaagttgatagttgagaactgttagatgaaaatttagttaaatcagtcaaatcatgtaacgatttttaattatcaactttacgtCCACtgtacctgagttttcaccattGGGATAATGTTGAATCTTTTAGTTTCCTTAATTTATTACATTGCTGGATAATGGCATGATTATGGGAAGGGGTCCAGTCGAGAATGGTGTAGATAATTAGGTATGGTGCAATCACTGCAAAAATGTTGATTTGttcaacataaataaatattgaatgtTGATTACGATTGAATTGGGCTGGGCAGTTGGGGACTTGGGGCATGTGCTTGAGAAGGAAATGTTGCAGCCGGCCCCCAACATGCGATGCTACTTTTTTGTTGTCTTGTGTTGCTGGCATGTGAATGTGAATGTAATTAACGTACAGGACTAGTGGGAAACGGAGATTTCGAGGCATCACCATCAAATGGGTTCCCAAGCGAGGCGCTAGTGGAAAGCCCCACCGAGATCCCAAGCTGGAAATCAAATGGCACCGTTGAGCTCGTTGAATCCGGTCAAAAGCAAGGTGGCATGATCCTAATTGTGCCACAGGGAAGGCACGCCGTCAGGCTCGGCAACGACGCCGAGATCAGCCAGGAGTTCCCAGTGGAGAAGGGCTCCGTTTACTCCGTCACGTTCTGCGCCGCCCGCACGTGCGCACAGCTGGAGTCACTTAACGTGTCCGTGCCGCCGGCGTCGCAGACCATTGACCTCCAGACGCTCTACAACGTTCAGGGTTGGAACCCTTACGCCGTTTCTTTTAACGCTGACAGCGACTCCTTTAGGTTGGTTTTCAAGAACCCTGGCATGGAGGATGACCCTACTTGCGGGCCAATCATTGACAACATTGCCATCAAGAAGCTTTTCACTCCTGACAAGCCCAAAGGTATTATttccattaattaattattatattagataattagattGATTGAAATTGAAGTACTCCTCTACAGATAACGCCGTGGTCAATGGGGACATGGAAGAAGGTCCATGGATGTTTAGAAACACATCACTGGGTGTCCTACTTCCCACCAACCTAGACGAAGAAACCTCCTCGCTGCCTGGCTGGATCGTGGAATCCAACCGAGCCATCCGCTACATCGACTCGGACCACTTCGCCGTCCCCGGAGGCAAGAGAGCCATCGAGTTGCTCTCCGGGAAGGAAGGCATCATCTCCCAAATGGTTGAGACCAAACCAGACAAGGATTACAGCTTGACCTTCTCGTTGGGCCACGCCGATGACAAATGCAAGGAGCCTCTCGCCGTCATGGCTTTTGCCGGTGACCAGGCTCAAAACATCCATTACACACCAAACTCCAATTCAACATTCCAAACTGCAAATCTCAATTTCACTGCCAAGGCAGATAGGACCAGGATTGCCTTCTACAGTATTTACTACAACACCAGAAGTGACGACATGAGCTCCCTTTGTGGCCCTGTGGTCGATGACGTCAGAGTCTGGTTTGCCGCGGCCACCTCCCTCTCTAAATTGGCCCTTTCCAGGCTTAGCCTTCTCATTTTCGCCTTACTTTGCCTTCTACTCTGATgcctttaatttcatttccaaTTATCTTCTTTGCTCAATACTCTTACTAGTTACCTCTAGGTACATTCACATGTATTGTATTTGAACTGGCCTAAACTTTATCCAGTTTTTGCTATGACAAATGACAATGTCCTACTCCTGTCTTAGTACCTTTGTCACTGTTATATACACCGCATAGCTAGTGAGGAATTTGATGGTTGAATCTATAATATTCAATTTTGGAATGTGAAAGCTAAGTACAATCtaaatttctgttatttttgtGGGATTGATCCGCTAAAGTGAGATTAAAGCAGCTTGAATTTGCTTTGCTTGATGTTGCAATCACTGTTCATGATAAGAATGCTTTGCTctttatgatatatatatatagcttgTACAGTGTTAAATGTCATTTTGTTTACTCCAACATTCTTTGTTTTTTCGGATAAGTAATTACAATGACATGTAAAGTAGACAAAGGCAGAATTTTAGAACTAATGATGGCGGGGTTAACTGTACACGGTTGGACTCGGGTCCAACAGAGATCTAATGGCCTACTTTCATGAGTTCATGTTCATGATCTGGTCATTCTATGTTACGGGACTATAATTTGCTAGGGTATGCATGATTCGCCACAATTGgttaaataaaaggaaataattattaaaaataaaaagtgaaaacTTAGGTGCAACAGTCTTGACGTGAGGTTAATAATTGTgaaatgttataaaatttgacatatttaactaaattattatttaacgagtatcaattattaattttatagaaagacaattatatataagtttttattaaaataaaaaattttcaattaaaaaaaagtatatgcCTATTTTGCTAAATTGATGTGTATAATATAAACATTTGAATCGGAacaattttactcttaaaatgtTCCAAAtgtaaaagataaaatagaagatacatataattaactttttaaaaatatagatttaCCTTTATATGATATTAATATAGAACAAATCTTATACtaagatataattatatattattatgaaaaaatatttaaattagctattattattatttaaaatatcataaGATGTATAATCAATATATCAAGTTTT harbors:
- the LOC107468153 gene encoding protein DUF642 L-GALACTONO-1,4-LACTONE-RESPONSIVE GENE 2, with product MARSSITMKWVSMFMLLLLPHFTLTTKADDGLVGNGDFEASPSNGFPSEALVESPTEIPSWKSNGTVELVESGQKQGGMILIVPQGRHAVRLGNDAEISQEFPVEKGSVYSVTFCAARTCAQLESLNVSVPPASQTIDLQTLYNVQGWNPYAVSFNADSDSFRLVFKNPGMEDDPTCGPIIDNIAIKKLFTPDKPKDNAVVNGDMEEGPWMFRNTSLGVLLPTNLDEETSSLPGWIVESNRAIRYIDSDHFAVPGGKRAIELLSGKEGIISQMVETKPDKDYSLTFSLGHADDKCKEPLAVMAFAGDQAQNIHYTPNSNSTFQTANLNFTAKADRTRIAFYSIYYNTRSDDMSSLCGPVVDDVRVWFAAATSLSKLALSRLSLLIFALLCLLL